The genome window TGCGGAAGACCTTTTTCTCGCGGCACTCGATCCTACCGGTCTTCAAGTCAATACGGCTCGGGATTTCCTTGAGATGGATGTCCACGGAGGCAAAAAATCCCCGCTCGGACAAAACATCGATAAGCATGGCGACGGCTTTGGGTTTTCCTAACAATGAATCCTCGGTGTTCACATGCGCCCTGCCTGAAATGGCGTGGGGTACGATGATGGGCATGATTTTTGTATTGATCAGCTCCACTACATCCCTGAAGAGTTCCGGGTGTTCCAGATGATAGCGGTCGAGCCGGTACACCAGATCCCGTCGGGCGTGACTGATGACCTCACCCGCTTCCGGCAGATTCCGCAGCACATCGTAGGTGCGGGGGTCGAGTTCCAGGGAGCTTTGATACTCCAGCTCATGGAAGATGTTCTCCTGGACGGCCTGCAGGGGTAATTGGGCGTTGATGAAGTGGTAGTGGAATATTTGTTTCAGCGAAAGCAGGGCTTCATAGGTATGCTCCTTGAAGGTGCGATAGCGGTTGCGCGCCAGGTCGACATTGGTATCGGTAGGGCGCTCCTCGAGAAGCTCGCCGACACCGGTCCGTTTCACCTCCTCGTTGTGCGCGATGATTTCGCGTCCCCGTTTGAGCTGACGGGCGATACTTTCCGCCTCATCGACAAACAGCACCATGATGTGATAAATGGGTTGTTTGAAATGCACCTTGAGGGGGGTGTCCTCGAACTCGCGCCGAAGGGTAACCATTTTATCATAGAGCATCTTGATACACTCGACCTGCACCTTGGTGCGCGGAAAGCCATCGAGCACGACCCCTTCACGGTACGAGGGGTTAAGCAATTTGCGGAACAGGATGTCCACGACCTCGCGGTCGCCCACCATGTGGCCCTCGGCCTTGAGCGAACGCATTTCGGGAGTGTCGAGAAGGGAGCTGACCACAATGGGTTCGGACGAGATATCGCGGACTTTACAAATGTAGGCGGTGTTGGTGCCTTTGCCGGAGCCCGGTGCCCCGCCTAATAAGATAAGCTCCTTCGGGAAACGCATTTTCTCCCTGCCCCGTTCGGCCTCCAGGGCGTCCCATACGGAATTGAAAATAATCTGGGCGTCCTTGACTTCGAGATCCGGGCTCTTTTTGGGGGAAGAATCTGTTGTGCTCACGGGCATGTGGGTAGGTGAGGGGTGATAAAAAGTCGAGTCTTTAGAAAATGTACCAAGCGGTTCTTTGTTGGCCAGCGGCCTGAACGAGAGGAAAAATGACATCTTTACGAGGAAAAATGACATATACAAAGCGAATATGCCGCCGTATAGATATAACGACATGAATAATCATTTTGATCGCCGTAAATTTATCGGTACGATGGGGCTGGCAGCGGCCAGCAGTGTGGTTCCTACCCTGGGACAGTCCGCCAACAAAAACAGCAAGCTGCGCCTGCTCCAAATCGGAGTCGGTGGCATCGGCGCCATGGACAGGAACGCCCTCAAGAAACACCCGAAGGTGGAGATTGCGGGACTCTGCGACATCAACAAAAAACACCTCGACGAGGTAGCCAGGCAGTTTCCCAAGGCGGCCACCTACGCGGATGCCCGCATCGCCCTGACCAAGGACATCGACAATTACGACGGTGTCGTTGTCTGCACCCCGGACCACTCCCACGCCGTCTTTGCATTGCAGGCCATGGCCAAGGACAAGCACCTCTTCCTGCAAAAACCCGTCGTCCAGCAGTTGGATGAAATCCGCATGCTCAAGAAGGCGCTCGCCGCCAAGCCGGGGCTGGCCACCCAGATGGGCAACCAGAGGTCGGCCATAGCAGGCCGCAACCAGGCCATCGCCATTCTGAAGTCCGGCGCACTCGGCAAGGCCACCTCCGCATGGGCGTGGACCGGCAAGGTCGCCGTGAACCACTACTTCGACAAACCATGGCTGGAGAAATACTACGATGCACAACCGGTGCCGTCGCACATCAACTGGGACCTGTGGAAAAACTGCTACGCGGGAGAGGTTCCCTACAACAACGACATCGCCCACAGGAAATGGCGCACCTACTGGGAGTTCGGCGGTGGTCAGCTCGCCGACTGGTGCTGTCACCTGCTCGACGTCATCTTCCTCGGCCTGGACCTCGAGGCCCCGATCTGTGTGCAGACGGACACTCCGAGGCCCTCCACCCCCGTCGGCCACTCCGCCTACAACCAGTCACGGCTGACGTTTAACAAAACAGCCTACACCAAGGGCGAGCGGTTCATCGTCCACTACAATGACCACGACATCCACCCGCCGTGTTCGGAAACAGGCCTGCCGCTGGGAACGAGGTACGGAAGCAACCATACCATCTTCGTTTGTGAAAACGGCACCATCGTCCTTCAGGCCAACGGCACCCTCCACATCTACCAAAACGGTAAGAAAGTGGACAACTTCCCGCTGCCGAAGGTCGCGTCGCACAACCACTGGCATGATTGGGTGGACAATTGCTTCGGTGCGAAAAACAAGCTCCTTGGCGACCTCAACATCGGTGCCCTGGTCACCGAGGCCGGCTTGCTCACGGTGAAAGCGACACGCTACCCGAACCGCGAACTAATCTGGGACTCCAAGGCGAACCGCTTCAAAGACGATCCGCCTAACAAGCATATCCTCAAGCGCGCGGAATACCGCGACGGCTTCAAGCCGCCGGCGGAGTTTGCCTAGGCCCCATTAACCGGCCAAAGCCTTTTCCAACACAGCCGCCGCCCGCTCGGAGTATTCGAGTTGGGCGGCTTTTTCCTGCCCGCGCGCACTCATCTTCGACCAGGTCTTGCGGACGATGTTGATCATTTTCCCTTCCTCGGTGTGCTCAATCAAGAGATCGAACTGATGTTCAAGAAACACCAGGCACAAGGCGTCTTCGAGCGTCTGGCAGTCGGGATCTGACTTGAGGTTGTTCTTCAGGTTCAACTCCTGCACCCGTGCGATCGTGTCATCATCGTACCCGACCTCCCGCAGGATCTCAGCGGATTTTTCGGCGTGGAATTTTTTTAATCCCGCCCGCCATTTCAAGTAACCGGCCCGGCCCATCGGCTGGGTGCTGCGGGGAACCTTCCAGCGGTAAATATGCTGGCAGCGCGAGGCGAGCCGGAGTTCTTCCGAGGCACCGGGGTCGAGTGTCAGCACGGCCTCGGTCAGACGTTTGGCGAAGACGAGTTCCTTCGGCTGCTCGACGCCATTCACGATCACCGCGTTGGGGTCCTGGGCGTTGGCGGCATCGAAGCGGGCGTAGGCTTGTTGTAGCAGTGTGTTGTTCATGAGCTTGTATTTTATGTGTTGTTGAGATTGCGGGTATTCAGGCTCCTGCTGAGGGTCCGGGTGCAGGAAAATCCTGCCAGCCGGGCCGCATCGCGGATGGTCAGCTCCGGGTCCTCCATCAGCTTCCGGGAGGCAATGAGGGTGCGCTCTTCGCGTAAGTAGTCGGCTGGGGTGGTTGCCAGTTCATCGCGAAACAGGCTGTAGAGCGTGCGCTGTGAGATCCCCGCGGCATCGGCTGCCTGCTGCAGGGATACCGGCTTGAGGATGTTGGTCTTGAGAAATTGGACGGCTTGCTTGAGACGGGGATCGTGAACGATCGTGGCATCACTGCTTTCCCGCGCCACCAGTTCCCCGACCGGGACCATGGTGCTGTTTGCCGGACTGGCCCGCTGGGCTGTCATCAGCTGGTGCAGCAGGGTGGCGGCCTGTCTGGAGACTTCCTCGGTCCGGAGGTCGATGCTGGTGATCGGGGTTTGGGCGCACTCACATACGGCGCGGTTGTTGCCGAGGCCGATGATGGCGAAGTCGTCCGGGATTTTTTTACCCGATTCCAATACCACCTCGATCAGGTCGGATGCGGTCAGGTCATCGAGTGCGAGTATGCCCGTCCGCGGCGGCAGCAGTTCAAGTTGCCGGCTGAGGTGGGATTGTTGTTCCGACCACGATGTGTTAGGGACCTGGTTTTTCCTGTTTTTGATCGGATGAAAACTGAATCCGGCTTGCAGCACGGTGTCTTTAAAACCGGCCTGTCGGGCATCCGACACGGAGCCTGGAGCGGGGGAGTAAAACGAGAAGTCTATGTAGCCACGGGAGATCAGGTGATCGGCGGCCATGCTGCCTGCGGTGTAATTGTCCGGGCTGACGACCGGGATGTTGAGGCCTTTCGGCAGGTTGCTGTTCAAGGCGACCACCGGACAGCGCTTCGCTTGCTTGCTCACGAAGTCCTCAAGTTTGGGGCGTATCCCCTGGATGTAGAGGATGCCGTCACCTTGCCAACGCTTCGGAATATAGCCTGTGTAGTACGCGCGGAGTTCGAGGTGCCAGTCGTATTCCAGGGCTTGCGAGATGATCGTGGCAAAACATTCCGGATCATTCCATCCCAACGCAAGCATGACATTGAATTTTTGCTGCGCGGGCATATCCGGGATACTGGTCGTGATTGCAGAAATTGTCAATGTGTTGCAAAGTTTAGCAGTTTCGGTGCGGGCTGTTTTGGGTATTCTTCGAGCATGAATTACCCATCGTTGCGATTGTGTGGCCTGTTGTGTTGTTGTGTCTTGCCCGTGCTGGGGTCGGGCGCGGTTGTCGGCGGGGAGTTTTTGCCGGATACCAGGCTGGAGTTTTCCAAAGTCCCCGCACGGACACCCGCCACGCATTCCGTGGACGGGCCCTTGTTAGGCAATGGTGATATGAAGGTGGCGATCGGGGGGGCACCGGAGGCACAGCGATTTCATCTGGGGAAAAACGACATGTGGCGACTCCAGCACGGTTATGGAAACTCGAGCCCGGTGACCTTCGGCGAGCTGGTTCTGGATATCCCCGCGCTCAAGGGCGCCGGCTACCGGGTGGAGATGCCGCTGGACGATCCACGGGCGGAAGCGACGTTCAAACGCGGTGCGGTAACGGTGACGCAGAGCAGTCGAGTGCTTGCCGACCGGAATTTACTGTGGATCCGACTCGAAGCACAGGGCGGCGAAGTCGAGGTGAACCCCGTTCTGAAGGTGAAGCAGGGCAGGGGATCGGTATCGACCGCCGGCTATCGCGACGGCCTGTTAGTGGCTGCCCGGTCGTTTCCCTCGACGGTGGTTGACATCCCGTCGGGAGCCGCCGTGGCGGTGAAGGTACTGGGGGCGGAGGTGAAGGAGGGTAAGGCGAAAGCAAAGCCGGTATCCACCCAGACAAAGCCGTTTCATGTGGAGATAGGGCGTGAGCAGGCACAGGGGGGACGCTGGAGTTTTCAGGGGGTGTTAGATGAGTTGGCGATCTATCCTGGCGCCTTGACAGCAGCTGATATCACCAAGGTGAGGGATGGCACCTATGCCGGAAAACCTCGGCACCACTGGGATTTTGAAAAGCCGCTGCCGAACTCGCACGGAGTCAAAACCGTCGAGGGCAAGGCGGGAAAAGCCCTGCTGTTTGCCGGTGGAAAGACGAGTCGGGTCGATGCCGGGGTGATTGAGCTGCCGGCGGACGTCGTCAGCATCGCCTCGTGGATCTCCATCGACCAGGTAAACGATGAGGCGAATTACATCGTGAGCTGCGGCGAGTGGAACAAGGGGGTGAGCCTTGGCCTGTCGGCAGGCAAGCTGCGTTTTTCCGTGCAGGGTCGCTATGTGGAAACCAAGCCCCTGCCTTTGAAAAAGTGGCTCCATGTCGCGGCGGTCTGGAACGGCTCCGACATGGTCGTCTATGTCGATGGAAAAGTGGCCGCCAGCAAGACCGGCGGCAGCGACCTGGCGGCGGGTGCGAGTTTTATGTTAGTTCCCGGTAAGCCAGTTGACGTCGTGCTGGCGATGGACAGTGTGTTTGACGCCGCCGACTACCAGAGCCGCGTGGTCAAGGCTGCCAGGGAATTGCAACAGGCGGATCTGGCTGCGATGGCCCGGGCCCACCGCGATTGGTGGTCGGCCTACTGGCAGCGCTCCTGGATCAAGATCGGCGACCCCGAGCTTGAGCTGGCATATTATCGGAGTCTGTATGGCATCGGCGCGTGTAGTCGCAACCTGAGGTTTCCAGCGGCGATCTTTGGCTGGGACACTACGGACGAGCCGTCCTGGCATGGCGACTACCATTTGAACTACAACCATTTCGCCCCGTTTTACGCCATGTATTCGGCGAACCGACTGGAGCAGGGTGATCCGCAGGACACGCCGATGTTAGAGTTTATAAAACGCGGTGCGTGGTATGCCAAAAACGTCACCAAGACGCGCGGGGTGTTGTTTCCCGTGGGGATCGGTCCGTGCGGAATCGAGACCACCAACGGCAGGTCCTCTCATGTTACGGGCGCGAACGCAGAGCTGGGAGGTTTGTTTTTCCAACAACGCTCGAACGCAGCCTACTCGCTGGTGAACATCGCGCAACGTTGGCGGTGCTCCTATGACCTGGAGTATGCCAAAAAAGTGTATCCCCTGGTTCGCGACGTGGCATTGTTCTGGGAGGACTATCTGGTGGAGGAAAAGGGACGCTACGTGATTGTCGGTGACGCCGTTCATGAGGGTTCGGGACAGGATTTGAACCCGATCCTTTCGCTGGGCATGGTCCGTAACTCCCTGGACCTGGCGCTCGACATGAGTGCCGCCCTCAGGGTTGACCTGGACAAAAAAAAGAAATGGCAACACATCCTCACCCACCTCAGTGGTTGGAGCACCCAGGAGATGAAAGGGAAAACGGTGTTTCGCTATACCGAAAAGGGAACGGCATGGTGGCCTAACAACACCCTGGGGATTCAGCAGATCTACCCGGCCAACTGCATCGGCCTCGATAGCGACGCCAAGTGGTTGAAGGTGGCGCACAATACCATCGATGTCATGGGGCGGTGGCTCGATGGCAACGGCTCCAACAGCTTCTTTCCCGCCGCAGTCAGGGTGGGGTATGACCCGGAGGTCATCCTCGGGCAACTACGCAGGTATTCGGCGCACACCTATCCTAACGGCTTCCAGGCCGGCAACCCGCACGGGATTGAAAACCTGTCCACCGTCCCTAACACGCTCAACGAAATGCTCTGCATGTCGCACGTGCCGGTGGGCGGCGACACGCGCAAGGAGTCGGTGATCCGTGTGTTTCCCGTCTGGCCGAAAGACAAGGACGCCCGGTTCCACCAAATCCGTTGCTGGGGCGCGTTTCTTGTTTCGAGTGAACTGAAAAACAGTCGGGTGCAGTATGTGAAAATCACCTCCGAACGAGGCCGCACCTGCACCGTGGTCAACCCATGGCCGGGGAAAAATGTGGTGCTCGTGGGCCCTACAAGGAAGGAGGTTCTGAAAGGCGACACCCTGAGCTTTGAGACGACCGCTGGGGAGGCGCTGGAACTAAGGGAGCAGAAGTGACCTGTGGTGAACAAAACTAACAAAACAAGAAAAACAAATCAATGGCCGCCGCCGATATCATCGTTCTCGTTTCCTACTTTGTCATCACCCTGGGTGCCGGGTTATGGTTTGCCCGTCAATCCTCCAGTGGTCTGAGTTCGTATTTCCTGGGGGACAACAAACAAAAGTGGTGGATGCTCGCCTGTTCCGGTTCGGCGACGAATTACTCGGTCGACGGCACCGTGTGGATGATTTCCATGCTGATGGTGCTCGGTATGAAATCGTGGTGGACAACGATGATCTGGTGGATGCCGGCGTCGGTCATTCTGATGTCATTCACCGCCATCTGGATTCGCCGCACCGGGGTGATGACGGCGGCCGAGCTGAATGTGGTGCGCTTTGGAAACGACACCGGAGCCAAGGCGGCGAGGACGGGTTTTGCCATCATGATCACCGTCTTCAGCATCGCACAACTGTGTATGGCCTACGTGGTGATCCACAAATTTGCGGTCATCTTTGGTTTTCCGGGCCACCCGAGCGCGTTGCTCATTGTCGGCGTGACCGGCATCTATGTGATGTTCGGAGGATTTCGCGGGGTGATCATCACGGATTTTGTCCAGAATGTTTTGTTAGTCGTCGTCTCCGTGGTCATCGGGGTCATTTGCATGATGCATTATTCCGCGCAGGAGGTGCATCAGGCGGTGGCCAGTGGGGCGGGCGAAACGGCGGTGACAACGGCCTACTGGAAATCGCTCGCATATGATGCGAGTCCGTCGCTCGGCACATTCGAGGGATCGGCGAATTACTCGGGCTGGAAAGATTTTGGCGGCGCCGCCCTGGCGTGGTCGGTGGTGGGGCTGATCGGCTGTTTCGGTGGCGCGGGAGGCCGCTACGGGGAGCAGCGTTACCTGGCGGCGAAAAACGCAAAGCAGGCCGCGTGGCAGGCCGGGCTGTGGTCGGTTCTCGCGGTGCCGCGTTGGATCGTGATCGCCGGCCTGGCATTCCTCGGGTTCACGGTGTTCCGGGAGTCGGCCCTGGCGGACCCGGACAGCGTCTATCCCCTGTTTGTGAAATCGGGTTTGCTGGTTCCCGGAATGAAGGGGCTTGTCATCGCCACCCTGGCCGCCGCGTTCATGAGCACCTTTAGCTCGGAGGTAAACGCAACCGCCTCGATGATGGTCCGCGACATTTGGCAACCCTTGTTTTGCAGGGATGAGGAAAACACAGGCCGGGCCATGCTGGTGTCTTACCTGGCATCCGCCGTCCTGATCGGGTGTTGCATGTTCTGCGGGTATTTCTTTGCCGAAAACAGTTCGCTCAACGCGATCTGGACGTGGATGTTAGGGGGGCTTCTCGCGTGTTATGTGATCCCCCTGGCGATGCGCTGGTATTGGGCACGCATGAATGGCTGGGGGTTCGCCGCGGGTAGTGTGTCGGGTTTGCTTCCGGCGTTTGTATTGCTGTATAAAAATTTTGCGCCCGCCGGGTCCGCCGTACACGGGGTGCCCGACAGTATGTTCACCTACGGAATCCTCGCGGTGTCGCTGGTGACATGCATCGTGGTGTCGCTGTTGACCCGACCCGTCGAGTCGCGTCACATCGACGAGTTCTACCGCCGCGTCAGACCCTTCGGCCTATGGGGCCAGGTGCGAAAACGTGCCGAGGCTTCCGCTTTGCCGATGAACGCCCCCCTTCCCGTTGGTCGGGCCATGCTGAATATCGTCATCGGCTGCATCGCCATCTACAGCCTCTACATGACCCCCGTTTATCTGATAGGTAAATGGTATGTCGAGGCCGCCATCACTTTCTCCATTTTCACCCTTTCCGCGGTCGGCCTCTATTTTACCTGGCTGAAAAAACTGCCTGAGGAATAACGATCACCCATATCATGAAACCCATCGAAGAAATTCTAGTCATTCACCACAGCCACCTCGACCTCGGCTACACCCATAGTCAGCCGGTGGTGGAGCGCCTGCACGTCGAGTTTATCCAGCAAGCCCTGGATCAGCTTGATGACACCGCCGATTGGCCAGCGCACTCGGCGCCCAAATGGACCTGCGAGGTGACATGGCCGGTGTTAGACTGGCTGAAACAGGCGGCTGAGACGGAAATGGAACGGTTCCGCAAACACTACGCGGATGGACGCATTGATGTGTGTGCGCTGCCATTCGGGATGACGCCGCTGTTGGGCCGCGACACGCTGGCTGAGTTGTTGAAGCCCTTGGAGGTATTGAGAGACAGGCTTGGTGTTGTGCCGCGCACTGCGCTCCAACATGACGTCAATGGTTTGCCCTGGCCGATGACCGGGCAGCTGCTAGATGCCGGAATAGAGGCCTTGTTCATGGGCATCAACGCCCATTGCGGCGGCTCGCCGATGCCGCGTCCGGGTGTCTTTCACTGGGAGTCACCGACGGGCCGGACCCTGCCGGTTTTTAATGGTCTGCACTACAGCATGTTTGACCAGTTCGCCCACGTGAGTGAAAATGACGACAGTCGGTTCAAGCTCGGCATTGAGAACCTGGTCGATTTTCTAACGGAGAAAAACTACACCTGCCCCTTCGTCTGGATCTCGGCAACCAACTCGCCGCAGGCCTGGGACAATTCACCACCCAACCCGGAGTTGGCACAGCTGATACGGCGGTGGAATGAATCCGGCGGACAGCCTCGTATCCGCTACGCCACCCCGACGGATGTGCTGGACCGGTTGGCAAGCCTACCGGAAAATGAGATCGAAGTGCGGCGTGGTGACTGGACCGATTATTGGAATTTTGGTTGTGGCTCGACGGCGGCGGACACAGCGCTGCAAAAACAGGCGGTGGAGCAATTGGCCATCGCCGACCAGCTCAGGGACAAGGGATACGGGAATCCTGGACTATCGCGTATGAGGGAGGATGCCGTGGACGCCATCCTGCGCTACTCCGAGCATACCTGGGGATCCGACCGGTCGATTATGCTCGATAGCGCGCATGTGCGGTCGCAGTTGTTGCTGAAGCAGCATCACGCCAGCCAGGCCATTGAGCGCGCATCCTTTCTGCTGTTTGATGCGCTGGAATCCCTCGCCGAAAACGCCGCCCAGAGCAGGGGACCCGTTGAAGGGGTGCTGGTTTACAACCCGTCATCAGTGCCATTCGACGGACCGGTGGCTATCCCCGCGTCATGGCGGGAGGACCGCAAGAGGCTGCGTTGCGAGAGGTTTGGCTATGACGCGCGCTATGTCGATTTCCAGTCGGCCCCCCGCTTCGGACCGATCAGGCTTTCGCCCGGCGAGTGGAAACGACTGACTCTAACGGATTTGCAACCCTTTGTCCCGGCCACCCCTGTAACAACCGGAACCCACGAGGACTCGGAGGCCGGTACCAGACCGGCAACGATCCTGAACGAGGAGCGCAGCGAGGCGGTCGAGTTTATCGAGTCGCCATGGCACCGGCTCGATTACCATGCCAGCACCGGGCGTATTCTCGGTTTCATCGACAAGCAAAGCGGATGGAACCTGCTCGCAGAGCATCCGCAGCTTGGATTTTTCGAGTACGTGCACGAGCGCCCCGACCCCCGCTACGACGAACGCCATGAAGCGTATTACCAACGCGATCTAGAGGCTGAGCGAAACTTGAAATCGTGCTGGAGGCCCGACTGGAAAGTGCTCCGCGAAACCCCCGAGCGTGTCCTGGAGCACCGGACGGAAGGCGATGCCGCCAGCGTCACCTTCGTGCAGTCCCTGCGCGCACGCGGTACGGAATTTTTGGAACAACGCATCACACTGCACAGTCACACAGCCCGTATCGACATCGAGGTTGAGCTTGTAAAATCGGACACCCGCACGCCGGAAGCGATCTATTTTGCCATGCCCTTGAGTCTCGATGCAGGCTGGCGCGGGTATTTTGACACCGCCGGCGAAAAGATCGAACTGGACCGGGATCAGTTGCAAGGCTGTTCGCGGGGGTGGGTGACATCCGACCGCTTTGCCGCCATCTGTGATGACCGCCACGGGGTGGCGCTGTTTACCCCGGACGCACCGTTGGTCCAATTTGGCGACTTCAACTTTGGCCGGGACATCCAACAGAACCCGCGCGATAAAAACCCGCTGCTGCTGGCCTGGCCGATGAACAATTACTGGAACACCAACTTCGCGGCATCACAACCCGGACGGGTAAGCTTCCGTTATGCCCTACGCAGTTTTAAAACGCAAGATCTGGATAAACTGGCCGACTGGGCCTCGGAAGTATGTTCACCGCTCCAGGTTCACCCCTGGGTTGGTTAAGCGGGAAACTGCCGTTGCGTTGTCAAAGGTCAGTCTTGTAGGGCTTGACACACAAGCCCGTCGTCTTCAGTGCTTGGCAGCCGCTTATGGACTCCGAACCACTTCTGGAAATCATTCACACCGACCCCCACTTCGTGGTTGTCAACAAAGTGAGCGGCATGCTCTCGGTGCCGGGTCGTGACGTCAAGGACAGTGTGACCAACCGCGTCCGGGCGATGTTTCCCGACTGCAAGGAAAGCCCGGAGGTACACCGGCTGGACATGGATACCTCGGGACTGATGGTGGTGGCGCGCACCGTGGAGGCGCACCGGCATCTGTCCATCCAGTTTCAAGACCGCTTGACCCAAAAACGTTACCAGGCGTTGTTAGACGGGGTGTTTGAGGGAAAGGAGGGCACCATCGAGCTGCCGTTCCGCCTGGACATCGACAACCGCCCGATCCAGATCTACGATGAGGTACACGGGAAAATGGGGATCACGCACTGGAAAAACCTCGGCATCGAGGGTGGTTATACCCGTGTTGAGTTCATCCCGGTCACCGGCAGAACGCACCAGCTACGGCTGCACGCGTCGCATGAAAAAGGTCTCGGTATCCCGATTGTCGGCGACCCGTTTTACGGAAACGGCACAGGTCCCGGCCAGATGAAGCTGCACGCCTGCGAGTTGTCATTCAGCCACCCTGTGACCGGGGAAGTGATGACGTTCCAGAGTGCGCCGGCATTTTAGCCTGAGCTGTAGGCTGTTGCAGCGGTGGCGGCGGCTGGGGCTGGCAGGTCATCAGATCAAACCCTTCCGGATTGCGGCGGCGACGGCGGCGGCGACGTTGGCGACCCGTAGCTTTTTATAGATGCTTTCCGTGTATTGCGAGATCGTCCGGTAACTGACTTCCATGCGGTCGGCGACTTCCTTTTTGACATATCCCATGGCGAGGAATTCCAAGACCTGCTGCTCGCGACTGGTTAGGAGGTTTTCCTCGTCAAGATCGGTATTGCCGCTGAGTGCCTTCAGGACGATCCGCGAGAGTTGCGGGTCGATCAGGCTGCACCCTTCGTGGACTTCAACGATTGCTTCGCGGATGGATGCGATCGATGCGTCCTTGAGTAAATAACCGGAGACCCCCAGCCGGATGGCTTCGATGGTCGTGTGGTAGTCATCGTTCTGGGTGAGCACCAGGATATCGCTCCTCGGCATTTCCTTCCGCAACACGGGGACCAATTCCAGGCCGCTTTTACCAGGCAGGTTGAGGTCGAGCAGGATAACATCGCCGTCCGCAGCGGTGTTGTTTGCCAGCTTGTCGAGATAATCTTCCGCGCTGGTGTAGATGGCAGTGCATTCCATCTGCTCGGAAACCTCCAGCATCCTTTGCAAGGACTTTGCGTAGGGGCGGTTGTCTTCGATGATCAATACTCTGATAGTCTGGGTCATGGTGGTTTATTTCTTGAGTTTGAGCAGCACACGGGTGCCGGTTTCGGGATCGGACTCGACGTTGAGTTCACCTTTCAGGCGTTCTGCGCGTATTTCCAGATGGTGCGGAGGTGGTGAGCCTTGGGGCATGCCCTTGCCGTTGTCGTCGATGTGTATCTCGATGCGTCCGGCGT of Akkermansiaceae bacterium contains these proteins:
- a CDS encoding nucleoside monophosphate kinase, coding for MPVSTTDSSPKKSPDLEVKDAQIIFNSVWDALEAERGREKMRFPKELILLGGAPGSGKGTNTAYICKVRDISSEPIVVSSLLDTPEMRSLKAEGHMVGDREVVDILFRKLLNPSYREGVVLDGFPRTKVQVECIKMLYDKMVTLRREFEDTPLKVHFKQPIYHIMVLFVDEAESIARQLKRGREIIAHNEEVKRTGVGELLEERPTDTNVDLARNRYRTFKEHTYEALLSLKQIFHYHFINAQLPLQAVQENIFHELEYQSSLELDPRTYDVLRNLPEAGEVISHARRDLVYRLDRYHLEHPELFRDVVELINTKIMPIIVPHAISGRAHVNTEDSLLGKPKAVAMLIDVLSERGFFASVDIHLKEIPSRIDLKTGRIECREKKVFRIMIRFKGSEIRRG
- a CDS encoding Gfo/Idh/MocA family oxidoreductase — protein: MNNHFDRRKFIGTMGLAAASSVVPTLGQSANKNSKLRLLQIGVGGIGAMDRNALKKHPKVEIAGLCDINKKHLDEVARQFPKAATYADARIALTKDIDNYDGVVVCTPDHSHAVFALQAMAKDKHLFLQKPVVQQLDEIRMLKKALAAKPGLATQMGNQRSAIAGRNQAIAILKSGALGKATSAWAWTGKVAVNHYFDKPWLEKYYDAQPVPSHINWDLWKNCYAGEVPYNNDIAHRKWRTYWEFGGGQLADWCCHLLDVIFLGLDLEAPICVQTDTPRPSTPVGHSAYNQSRLTFNKTAYTKGERFIVHYNDHDIHPPCSETGLPLGTRYGSNHTIFVCENGTIVLQANGTLHIYQNGKKVDNFPLPKVASHNHWHDWVDNCFGAKNKLLGDLNIGALVTEAGLLTVKATRYPNRELIWDSKANRFKDDPPNKHILKRAEYRDGFKPPAEFA
- a CDS encoding DUF4202 domain-containing protein — translated: MNNTLLQQAYARFDAANAQDPNAVIVNGVEQPKELVFAKRLTEAVLTLDPGASEELRLASRCQHIYRWKVPRSTQPMGRAGYLKWRAGLKKFHAEKSAEILREVGYDDDTIARVQELNLKNNLKSDPDCQTLEDALCLVFLEHQFDLLIEHTEEGKMINIVRKTWSKMSARGQEKAAQLEYSERAAAVLEKALAG
- a CDS encoding substrate-binding domain-containing protein, giving the protein MTISAITTSIPDMPAQQKFNVMLALGWNDPECFATIISQALEYDWHLELRAYYTGYIPKRWQGDGILYIQGIRPKLEDFVSKQAKRCPVVALNSNLPKGLNIPVVSPDNYTAGSMAADHLISRGYIDFSFYSPAPGSVSDARQAGFKDTVLQAGFSFHPIKNRKNQVPNTSWSEQQSHLSRQLELLPPRTGILALDDLTASDLIEVVLESGKKIPDDFAIIGLGNNRAVCECAQTPITSIDLRTEEVSRQAATLLHQLMTAQRASPANSTMVPVGELVARESSDATIVHDPRLKQAVQFLKTNILKPVSLQQAADAAGISQRTLYSLFRDELATTPADYLREERTLIASRKLMEDPELTIRDAARLAGFSCTRTLSRSLNTRNLNNT
- a CDS encoding glycoside hydrolase codes for the protein MKPIEEILVIHHSHLDLGYTHSQPVVERLHVEFIQQALDQLDDTADWPAHSAPKWTCEVTWPVLDWLKQAAETEMERFRKHYADGRIDVCALPFGMTPLLGRDTLAELLKPLEVLRDRLGVVPRTALQHDVNGLPWPMTGQLLDAGIEALFMGINAHCGGSPMPRPGVFHWESPTGRTLPVFNGLHYSMFDQFAHVSENDDSRFKLGIENLVDFLTEKNYTCPFVWISATNSPQAWDNSPPNPELAQLIRRWNESGGQPRIRYATPTDVLDRLASLPENEIEVRRGDWTDYWNFGCGSTAADTALQKQAVEQLAIADQLRDKGYGNPGLSRMREDAVDAILRYSEHTWGSDRSIMLDSAHVRSQLLLKQHHASQAIERASFLLFDALESLAENAAQSRGPVEGVLVYNPSSVPFDGPVAIPASWREDRKRLRCERFGYDARYVDFQSAPRFGPIRLSPGEWKRLTLTDLQPFVPATPVTTGTHEDSEAGTRPATILNEERSEAVEFIESPWHRLDYHASTGRILGFIDKQSGWNLLAEHPQLGFFEYVHERPDPRYDERHEAYYQRDLEAERNLKSCWRPDWKVLRETPERVLEHRTEGDAASVTFVQSLRARGTEFLEQRITLHSHTARIDIEVELVKSDTRTPEAIYFAMPLSLDAGWRGYFDTAGEKIELDRDQLQGCSRGWVTSDRFAAICDDRHGVALFTPDAPLVQFGDFNFGRDIQQNPRDKNPLLLAWPMNNYWNTNFAASQPGRVSFRYALRSFKTQDLDKLADWASEVCSPLQVHPWVG
- a CDS encoding RluA family pseudouridine synthase, with the translated sequence MDSEPLLEIIHTDPHFVVVNKVSGMLSVPGRDVKDSVTNRVRAMFPDCKESPEVHRLDMDTSGLMVVARTVEAHRHLSIQFQDRLTQKRYQALLDGVFEGKEGTIELPFRLDIDNRPIQIYDEVHGKMGITHWKNLGIEGGYTRVEFIPVTGRTHQLRLHASHEKGLGIPIVGDPFYGNGTGPGQMKLHACELSFSHPVTGEVMTFQSAPAF